From Dehalococcoidia bacterium:
GATACGCTAGCAACAGACGCGCCTTCTTGCTCGGCCAGCGAGTTACGCTACGGCCCGCCGCCTCCACGTCGAATGACCCGAGGAGGCTAATGTGCACCAGGGCGCTGTCCCGGACCGGAGCCTCCGGCCTCTGCGATGGCGGTGCCGGCGCCGGCGTCCTCACGGCCAGCAGGATCTCCTGACTCAGGCGCAAGAGGTGGTCGAGCTCGCGCCTGGACTCCGCCGCGATGGCGTGCAGGGACTCCAGGTTGCGCAGGATCGCCGGAATCCGCGCGTCCTCCTGTACCGAAGGCACCATTCCGAGCACGAACGGCAAGGCAGGGTAGGTGCCAATCAGGGGTTGAAGCTCGGGGCTGGTGGCGGTAGGCACGCCTGTCCCCTTGAAGCAAGTACAGGTCCTGGACGCGGCGTAATCCTACACAGGATGGCCCCGCCCGACAACAGCCCGCTCTGTGAACCTCGCCACGCCGGGCGTCAGGCGAGCGAGCCAACGCCCTCCGTTTCCCCGAAGGCGGGTATGGCGGCGCGAGGTGAAGCAAACGCAGCCCTGCGCCTAACAGAACGCGAAGCGGTCAGGAGACGCCGTTGGCGGCCTGCCGCCGGACGGCGCCCAGCACGAACAGCGCCACGCCCGCAAGGCTGAGAATCACACCCGCGACTAACAGGAAGCCCCGGCCGTCGGAGCCACCACCGCCCGTCCCGGGAAGCGATGCTGGCAACTCCGCGCTGGAAGGGGTCGCCACTACGCAGGACCCGGAGACGGCGGCTTCCAGGGCCGGCAGGGTAGCGGTCGCGGTTGCGGTAGGCGTGTCAGCGCCGGCCGGCGTCTGCGTCGGGGAGGGGCCGGCGGGCAGGGTCGCCGTGGCGAGGGACGTCGAGGTAGCCGTGACCGTCGGCGGAGGCGTGGCCGTCGAGGTGGACGTCGGAGCGGCGGTCGCGGTGCTGGTCGGGGTGTCGGCGGGTGCGCTGGTGGAGGTCGCGGTCGTGGTCGCCGTGGCGGTCCAGGTAGCGGTGCTAGTCGAAGTCGCCGTGCTGGTCGAAGTAGGCGTGGGGGTACAGGTGGCGACCGGCGTTATAGTAGCCTCACAAGCGGGACCGGGGAGGGTGACGTGGCCGTCGTGCGTGTGGCCGCCGCCGGCCTGCACGTGGCCCTGGATTGTGCCGGTCCCAGGGTAGTTCGCGACCAGCACGAAGGAGACCTGCTCCGAAGCCGCCGTGCCCTCGGGGCCCTGGAGGATGTTCTCCCACTTGATGCCCCGGAAGCCGCTTCCGTGCCCGTGCCCGTCGCCATCCTGCCCGTAGCTACCACCGTCGCTGACGGAGACGACGTTCGAGAAGCAGCCGCTGATTACGAAGTGGCTAAGCTGGTGGGGCCTGCCGTCCCAGTACAGCGTGTAGAACCAGGTCGATTGGCCCGGAGCGGGCGTGTCGTAGTGCACGCCGTCGAAGCTCAGCGAGAAGTTGGACGCCTCGCCGTCAAAGGGCGAAGGGGCGGCGGCCGTTTCGCTCCTCATGGCGAGGAAGAGCAAGAGCGCGCCGAGTGTTAGTAGAAGCGCTGCAGGACCGGTGTGCCAGGATATCTTGCGCGACAAGGCGACCTCCATCCCGGAAGCACTTACCGTGCTTCCGGTTCTGATATCGGCACCTTAACGAGCGCCCGCTAGGGGTGAGGGGCACCTTTCCGGAAGGGCGAATGGGCTTACAGGAGTGCAGCTGGCTGGGCAAGGCGGCGTGCTGGATGACGACAACGCTTTTGCGATGGATGCGCTCGGCAGCGACGATTCGCCTGCCGCTTTAGACCTTCGTCCAATGTCCTCCATGCGGGCGGACGATGTCGTAGATGCCGTCTCCTAGCAACTGTCGCAGTCGACCGTCGCGATGCGTGGTCTCCGATCCCGGGTTGATTGAAGCCCGTCGTGACGCGATTGATGAGCTCGGCCTCTTTCGAGCCGGTGACCTGGAGCTCTGGGACTAATCCCACAGTCAAAGGCCAGCCGCCACCAACATTTCTTCGTACACACCCGGCTTCAGCAATTCCGTGATCAGGAATCGCACCCATTCTTCTGTGTATACGTAGTCCTTGTGAACATTGTCGTAGATGCAATAGCGCGAGTCTGTAGCAGCCGGCTCGGCCGCGCCTGTCTCGGGACGCACCTTCCAGCGGCGCCACGCGCGGGGGTGATGGTAGGATCGGCTAAACGGCTTGCCGATGGCCGCCGCAACCCTCTCGCACACCTCCTTCGGCTTGAGATAGCCCACGTTGAGGGAGGGAACCAGCTTCTGCTTGATCAGCGTGACAACTTTGTTGTATTGCTCCGGGTCATTGGGGTCGTATGGAACGAATTCGACGGCGAGGGCATCCCTGGAGCGATGGTTGCCGACCATCGGGAGCAAGAAGACCTTGTAGCTGTACGCCATGTCGCCCAGGATGTCGCCGCTTAGGCCACTTCGGAACTGCTCGATGTAATCCTTGATCTCCTGCGGCACCGGCCGAAGAAGGCGACGAAGGGCCTCTTGAGCCGCCGGGCCTCGCATCTTTGAGAACTGAAGTGAGATCGCGAGGCTCTCGTTGAGGCCATGGCTGCTCCCGAACTCCCGCTCCATAAACTCCTCAAAGTTGAACAGGAGGGCCTGACACTCTCCGAAGATCTCCAGGTCGATACAAGGAACCTCGGCATGTTCGATCAGGTTGCGCAGGCCGATGAAGAACCGCAGGTTCTGGGCTACTGCATCGTCCTCGCCGCCCCAGTAGCGGCGCACGCACTCGCGCAGGTCCCAGACTTTCCGTCGGCCGTCGATTCGCTCGAAGCGATTCGAGCCTGGCTTTCTGTAGTACGGTTTGATGCCCTGCTTATGAAATACCGCCAAGAGAAGCGCGGTCCAGGCGACGTGCATGAGGACGACGTAGGAGCCAGACTTGAAGGAGGCCAGAGGGTTGTTGTAGGCGGCGACGGCCTGGAGCGCGGCTTCCCTCGCCTTATCAAGGAGCATCCTCACTTGTGAATGCCCTCTGGCCACGCCCATTCCTCACGAGCGTCAGAACGAGGCCAAGTGACGCAGGAGGTGGAGTTCTACTACTTCGCGTTTGAGCTCTGGCCCGATCTCCCGGCGCTTCTGCTCCAGCCGCTGGCCTTCGCCCCGAGCTACGAGCCTTGCCACCTCCTCAGGCTGCATGGACGATTGGACGCCGAAAGGAGCCGGCTGTCAAGAACAAATGCCCTACTTCACTCGCTGCACGTGCAGGGCTGTGGTGGGCCCTCTGGGATTCGAACCCAGGACCGACGGATTAAAAGTCCGCTGCTCTGCCGGGCTGAGCTAAGGGCCCAATCGATTATAGACGCCGGTCCGCTAGCCCACCCCGGCCCCGCGGACGCGTGCCGCGACCGCCCACCGGCATCGCCGATGCGCCTGTCTCGTCCCGAGCCCTGAGCCGGGCTTGCTCCCGCAGTCCGGGAGCCGGCGTAGGGCGCCGGTCTGGAGCTCGAGCAGCCCTCACGGGGCAAAGTCAACACTCCGGGCCCTCTCGCGCGGAGAAGCGTAGCCCTCGCGTCCTCTTCAGGCCGCTCCGCCGGTTGCGCTGCCTGGAGCTCGATGGACCACGCTCAGCGGGCGTCCTCCCGCTTCCGCGGCGACGTCCTCGAATGTCGCGGAGCCGGGCTTAGCGACCCTTGTACTCGGGTTTGCGCTTCTGGGCGAAGGCGAGCGGCCCTTCGCGCGCGTCCTCGGTGCGGCTGATCTCGCGCGACTTCTCCGCTTCCAGGGCCAGGCCTTCCTCCAGGGACATCTCGCGGCCGCGCATCACGGCCTCCTTGATGGCGCGGACCGCGAGCGGGCCGCAGCTGCAGATCTCGTCGGCGATCTCGCGCGCCTTGGCCATCAGCTGGTCCTGGGGGACCACGTCGCTGACCAGGCCGGCGCGCAGGGCTGTCTCGGCGTCGATGCGGCCGCCGGTCATCAGGAGCTTCATGGCGATGGCCATCGGGACGGCGCGCGGAAGACGCTGGGTGCCACCGGCGCCCGGGATGATGCCGCGGGTAGGCTCGGGCAGGCCGAACGAGGCGTTCTCGGAGGCGATACGGATGTCACAGGAGAGGGCGATCTCCAGTCCGCCCGCGAGGCAGTAGCCGTTTATCGCGGCTATTATCGGCTTCCAGCACTCGAAGCCCCGGGTGATGCCGCCGAACGGGGCGGGGCGCACAGGGCGGGTATCGCCCTGGCCCTGGGCCCTCATGGCAGTTGCCACCAGGTCATTGCCGGTGGAGAAGGCGCGGTCGCCCGCGCCGGTAAGGATCGCGACCCAGACGCCGTCGTCTTCCTTGAAGTCGGTGAAGGCTTCCAGAAGCTCGGCGCTGGTCAGAGGGTCAATTGCGTTTAGCTTCTCGGGGCGGTTAATGGTGATATAGGCGATGCGGCCTTCCTTGGCGTATAGGATCCGCTCGAAGCTCATTGCTGGAGTCCCTTTCTCGTGGAGATCGGGCCACAAAGTAGCACAATCACGAATTTCGATGGAGATTGCTTATCTCGGCTTGAATATAGTCGCAGCCCTGTGCATTATTGGGATGGTTTTGCAAAAAATGACGATTATTCCGGAATTGGGCCTGGCCATCCCGTGCCTCAGCCCCCAATCGCACATGGAGGGACTCCGTGCCAATTGACAAGGAAGCAGTCCAAAAGGAAACCACCCCGCTGATGACCCTGGTGGATGCCGCCAATGTGGCCCAGAGGGGCCTGGAGAAGCGCCTGTCCCACCTTCAGCTGAGCGTTGCCCAGGAGCGCATCCTTACCCTGGTCTACTTCGCCAGAGAGCCGCTGACGCCCTCCATGCTGGCCGCACTCCTCCTGCAGGAGACGCACAGTGTCAGCGGCCTCCTGAACCGCCTTGAGGACCGAGACCTGATCACGCGCACGCGCGACCGCCAGGACCGCCGCGTGGTCTGGGTGGGGCTTACGGACAAGGGCAAGAAGGTGGCCGAAGAGGCTATCCAGATCACCCTGGACATGGCCAGGGAGTACAGGTCGCTCCTGCAGGGCCCGGGCGCTGACAAGCTGCTCGAGAGCATCCGCCAGGTGCGCGACCTCGGCTTCCGGCTCGCCGGCGTCAAGGAAGAGGTCCGCCGCGAAGCCATGAAGCGGGTCTGGGACTAAAGACTCAGGGCCCGTTTTGTTTTGCCGCGGTCAGAAATCGATTCCAGTCTGGGCCTTGATGCCCTGCTGGAACGGGTGCTTGACCTCTCGCATCTCGGTGACGAGGTCAGCGAAGTCGACCAGCGCCTGAGGGGCGTCGCGGCCGGTGATGATCACGTGCAGGTCCGGGGGGCGCGACCTTAGCACGTTGATGACTTCGTCCAGGTCGAGCCAGCCGTAGTTGAGGGGATAGGTCATCTCGTCCAGTACCACCAGGTCGTACTGGCCGGACTCGATCTTCTCCTTGCATACCTCCCAGCAGCGGCGGGCGAGAGCCTTGTCCTTCTCGATGTCCTTCGAGAGCCAGGTGAAGCCCGCGCCCAGCGGGATCATCTCGATGCCCAGCTTCCGGGCGGCCCGCTCCTCGCCGTAGTTCGAGGTCTCGCTCTTGATGAAAGAGAGCATTATGCAGCGCCAGCCGCGGCCGAAGGCGCGAAAGATGGCGCCGAGCGCGGCGGTGGTCTTTCCCTTGCCGTTACCTGTGTAGACGATGACGAGCGGCTTACGTTTCTTTACGGGCATGCGAGTCCCTTCACGAGCGCAGGGCGCCGGTGGCACCCCCTGTTGAGTCAGCGGGCTTCACCCGGACAGCAGCGTTCCCGGCCTCCGGAGGGGCCGCGCTACCTGGGGAATTCTACAGGTCGAGGAGCGAAAGAAAGCGCTTTTCGGACTTGTGGGGGCCGACGATGGCGAGGTTGAGGTGGTTGCGCACGAGGATCGTGTCGACGACACGGGAGATGTCCTCGGGCGCGACGGCATCGATGCGCGCGACGACCTCCTCGGGTGTGAGCACGTGGCGGGTGAGCATCTCCTGACTGCCGAGCCAGGCGGAGACGGCGCGGGTATCCTCCATTCGCAGTAGGAGGCGGCCCTTGGACAGCTCTTTAGCCTTGTGAAGCTCCTCTTCCGGGATGCCGTCGCGCAGCTTGATCAGCTCGGACACGAGGGCGGCGACGGCGTCCCGGCCGCGGGAAGGGTCGACGGCGGCGTAGACGCCGAAGGAGCCGGCGTCCAGGAAGTGCGAGACATAGGCGTGGACGTCGTAACAGAGGCCCCGGCGCTCCCTGAGCTCGACGAAGAGGCGGCTGCTCATACCTTCGCCGAAAAGCACGGAGAGAAGGTCGATGGCGTAGCGGTCAGGGTGCTCGAGAGGCAGGCCGCGGACGGCCATCGCGATGTGCGACTGTTCCGTGCGCTTGTAGAGGACGCTGCAGCGCGGCGCGTCCTGTCCGTTCCTGGCCGGGAACCAGGCGCCAGGGGCACCGGCGGAGGCGCCCGCGAACTTCGACGCCACGAGGTCCGTGACCTCGTCGTGGTCGACGTTGCCCGCGATCGAGACGACCATGTTGCTGGGCAAGTACTGACGGCCCATGTAGTCCAGCGTCATCTCCCGCGTGAGGCCCTCGATGGACTCCTTTGAGCCGGCGACATCCCAGCCGAGTGGCTGCTCCGGCCAGAGGAGCTCGTCCAGGAGGAGGTCGACCTGCTGGCCGGGTGAGTCGGCTACGGACGCCAACTCCTCCAGCACGACTTTGCGTTCCTTCTCCAACTCCTCGGGGTCGAACAGCGGCCGGCGCACGAGGTCGACCAGCACATCGAGGGCGAGGTCAAGGTGACGACGGGCGACCTTCGCGTAGTACACGGTGAACTCGCGGTCGGTGGCGGCGTTGAGCACGCCCCCGACGCTGTCGATGGCTTCGGAGATGAGCTGGGGGCTGGGGCGAGTGCTTGTCCCCTTGAAGAGCATGTGTTCCACGAAGTGGGAGACACCGGACTCGGGGGCCGTCTCGTAGCGCGACCCCGCGCCGACGTAGACGCTGATCGCCACGCTGTAGGTGTGAGGCATGGCCGAGGTGAGGACCCTCAGGCCATTGGGCAACACTGACTTGCGGTATGCGGCGGAAGGGAGAGCTGGGATCATGATCGGGCGGGGGTGAACGTGCCGGTAGTGTAGGAAGGCCCCGAGTAAGGGTCAAACGAAGCGCGAGGCGACCGGGCTCTGGCGCTGCAGCAATCCGGCGATCCGGCTGGCCCGGGCTTCGGTACGTCGCACGCAGACCCGGCGACGGCCAGGCCAATCTTCCGGGACTGGCCGCGACGCTGGAGACCCTTCGGGATCCCTTCCTTTCGCGCAAGACCTACACTTGAGCTGATGCTCGCGAAGCTGCGCGCTTCCTTCGTCGTTGCCGGCCTGGCCCTGGTCGCGGGACTGGCCGCCATTATTGCCCTGCTCTTCGGCGGCCCCGACGACTCCGCCGGAACCCTCGACTCGTTTCACTTCGTCGCCAGGCTGGCGGTCGAGCCGAGCGAGTACTCTGCTCACCCTACC
This genomic window contains:
- the cobO gene encoding cob(I)yrinic acid a,c-diamide adenosyltransferase produces the protein MPVKKRKPLVIVYTGNGKGKTTAALGAIFRAFGRGWRCIMLSFIKSETSNYGEERAARKLGIEMIPLGAGFTWLSKDIEKDKALARRCWEVCKEKIESGQYDLVVLDEMTYPLNYGWLDLDEVINVLRSRPPDLHVIITGRDAPQALVDFADLVTEMREVKHPFQQGIKAQTGIDF
- a CDS encoding DUF3644 domain-containing protein, producing the protein MGVARGHSQVRMLLDKAREAALQAVAAYNNPLASFKSGSYVVLMHVAWTALLLAVFHKQGIKPYYRKPGSNRFERIDGRRKVWDLRECVRRYWGGEDDAVAQNLRFFIGLRNLIEHAEVPCIDLEIFGECQALLFNFEEFMEREFGSSHGLNESLAISLQFSKMRGPAAQEALRRLLRPVPQEIKDYIEQFRSGLSGDILGDMAYSYKVFLLPMVGNHRSRDALAVEFVPYDPNDPEQYNKVVTLIKQKLVPSLNVGYLKPKEVCERVAAAIGKPFSRSYHHPRAWRRWKVRPETGAAEPAATDSRYCIYDNVHKDYVYTEEWVRFLITELLKPGVYEEMLVAAGL
- a CDS encoding enoyl-CoA hydratase-related protein → MSFERILYAKEGRIAYITINRPEKLNAIDPLTSAELLEAFTDFKEDDGVWVAILTGAGDRAFSTGNDLVATAMRAQGQGDTRPVRPAPFGGITRGFECWKPIIAAINGYCLAGGLEIALSCDIRIASENASFGLPEPTRGIIPGAGGTQRLPRAVPMAIAMKLLMTGGRIDAETALRAGLVSDVVPQDQLMAKAREIADEICSCGPLAVRAIKEAVMRGREMSLEEGLALEAEKSREISRTEDAREGPLAFAQKRKPEYKGR
- a CDS encoding MarR family transcriptional regulator is translated as MPIDKEAVQKETTPLMTLVDAANVAQRGLEKRLSHLQLSVAQERILTLVYFAREPLTPSMLAALLLQETHSVSGLLNRLEDRDLITRTRDRQDRRVVWVGLTDKGKKVAEEAIQITLDMAREYRSLLQGPGADKLLESIRQVRDLGFRLAGVKEEVRREAMKRVWD
- a CDS encoding pitrilysin family protein encodes the protein MIPALPSAAYRKSVLPNGLRVLTSAMPHTYSVAISVYVGAGSRYETAPESGVSHFVEHMLFKGTSTRPSPQLISEAIDSVGGVLNAATDREFTVYYAKVARRHLDLALDVLVDLVRRPLFDPEELEKERKVVLEELASVADSPGQQVDLLLDELLWPEQPLGWDVAGSKESIEGLTREMTLDYMGRQYLPSNMVVSIAGNVDHDEVTDLVASKFAGASAGAPGAWFPARNGQDAPRCSVLYKRTEQSHIAMAVRGLPLEHPDRYAIDLLSVLFGEGMSSRLFVELRERRGLCYDVHAYVSHFLDAGSFGVYAAVDPSRGRDAVAALVSELIKLRDGIPEEELHKAKELSKGRLLLRMEDTRAVSAWLGSQEMLTRHVLTPEEVVARIDAVAPEDISRVVDTILVRNHLNLAIVGPHKSEKRFLSLLDL